TCCCGGCCAAGAGCGACTACGCTGCTCAGGCatcggccgacgacgtctgcgTCACGCCCAAGACGTGCTAcccggccagcggcgccaacTGTGCCGGTCAGGATGGCGTGTTTGCCTGCGCCATCAACGGGTGGTGCTGCCAGGGAACCGATCTGACTGCACCCAAGAACGGCAATGTCTGCGTGGATGCCACTGTTGGCCAGGCCAACCAGCAGCCCAGCTCTCAGTGAGCCACTTCTATTAATGTTATAGATTGGGCACGGATTTCTTCTGGTGGTGTTATAGACTAGACTATAGAAGCTTACATCTGCAATGTGATCAGTTTCTTGAGACGCAGACCAGTGAGCCTATGTATTCCGAAGCCTCGTCTGCCATCTGACGTAACATGGCAATGAAACCGATAAAGGATACCGTTCCAATCCGTGCCTCACGAAGCGTATATCCCTGTGTACGACGAGTAGGCTCTGGTGCGCAAAGTTTGCTCTAGTCATAACTTGTGTGGAACCATTCGTGCTTAAGCACATCTTGCGCGCTGAGCCGTTCCTCGGGCTGGTACTTCAATAAATGTTCCAAAAGAtcggcaaaggccgccgtcTCAGCCTCCGAAATAAGCTGAAACTTTAGATATGTGCACGTTGCCCCAGTGCAACTGTGACTATCGGCAAGTCGAACATAGATAAGACTGCGAGTCCATGCTTATGTGTCAACCCCGTTGTATTGAGAAGACAGACTACCTGCCAGACTTTCGTCTTCCGAATCGTAATACCTCAGCCAGGGTCCTATAGGAGGACCCAACAGCGACGAAATCTCGTTGACATAGTTATTTTTGTACAGCCGACTCAGCTAGAAAACATCGAACAACGGTTGACCAGTCCGTATCTCGTATAGAGTGCAGCCCAGAGACCAAAGGTCCATAGCTTTGCTGCCAACCGTATCCAAAATGACCTCAGGTGCTCCGTAATTCGCTAGGATGCCAAAGGAGGAAGGCGTTTGTCCTAGAGCAGTTTCAAAAGATTGGCCAAGATCAATGACCTGAGCATGTAGTTCAAGCCCGACATCATCAAAGTCCAATAGGTAAACAAGATACTTGGGAGCGAAAGGTATATCTGGCGTCGGGTGGTTGTCTTTCCGGATATTGATTTCTGTCGTTTCCGGCTCGCCGGTGATTCAGAGCAAATCTGCTTCTTCCAGACCGTCAAGCCCATGCAGCCGTAGAAGAATGTTTGACGGTCGAAAATCTACATTGCCCGTTAAACAGAGAATCAAAACGCTTGCTTGAAGGCCAAAGTACCTCCGTGGCAATATTGCGGCCGTGCAACATGGCGAGTGCCCCGACCGCCTGTCGGGAAACTTCTTGAAAAGCTCTGGTCGCACCATATTCCCCAGCAAGACGTCTCATACTATCCCATGACAGCTGTCCGAGCACAGGATAAACAAGGCATGTATGCATTCCATTGGGGCTGTAGCTTTCGAACTGGCCCAGTGGAAGGCACAGATGTTCCCCATACGGGGCCCTGTTTATGCCATCTGCTCTCAAGCGGGCAGTGGATAGCAGCTCGGGGCTGTCTCTCTCCGAttcgcgggcgacgagaatCTTAATGGCGACATACGATGGTGATTCGGCATGCTGGTCCCGGCAGAGCCACACGGTGGAATAcccgccgtggccaagtTTATGAATGACTCGGTAATGGCCATCGTGGAGCTCGTCTTGTAGATGTATGGGATGATATCCCCCAGGCCGGTAACCATGGAGTTGTTCCAGTCCATCGGTCACATCGCGGATGAAAAACCTCCTCCAGAGGTCGTCAGCAGCACGTGGTAGATCATGCACCACAGGCTTTGAGCCCAGCCTTGGTGGGCCAGTCATCTTGATGGGCGGTTTCATCACGGGCATTGGGAACGTGTGGAGTCGTGGACGGCAAATGGACGAGAATGCAAACGGGGTTCGATTCTAGGGCCAGGTGTGGTATAAGAAATTCGCTGACTCAGCGGCGCAGGCCTGTTGAGAGTTGAGAGTGCGGAGGCCGTTGTTGGGCTGACCATTGCACCTGCCTGATGAAGCCAGCTGAGATTGCGTTTTCGGGAGCTTCATGTCCCGCACCTCAGTTTAAGGTACCGATGATTTGTGTGGTTGATGAGCAAGGGATAGCCTTGTCGTGGCAACTTTGCCCCGTCGTTGTCCCCAGCTCACCACATCATCAGCTGCAACAAGCGTCTACTGAAACATCGCGAGCGCTCATTCCCCAAACAACATGaagccctcccccccaagTCGAGGCCATGCAGTCCGGAGTAGCCGATGGAGACCCCACAATTCGGAAAGCACAACCTGGTCGTCGCATCAATCTCCGCCCCTGCAACCACATATCGTGGTCGGGTGCGAACAGGGTAGGTCCTGTGTTGTGGCGACATGACAGGACAGGCCTGGCCACATACGCTGATGATCTACGGGGGGAGAGTAGCTGTTTGACCCGTTGAAAGCGAAAAGTCAAATGTGACGAGCAACTTCCAGCTTGTCGCAACTGCTCCAAGGCCAAAAGACCATGCAGATATCCACAGAGAAGGCTTCGGGAGACCATCACTGAGACATTCACGAGTGGCACAAACAACGAGTTGTTCCCTCGACAATGCCATATGTGCTGCTGTTTTGGCTGCCCAGGCGCTCTACGGTGCTCAAGTAGCTGATTTGACTATTTCGTACCCACTCGCGATATACAGGGCTGCGAGCCACGAATTCCATCGCACCCTCGACAACAATGACCGAGATTTTAACGCCACACTTATAATTGTGTTCCTCCTGTCCCTGTGCGAGATCGTGGTGCCAGAGGAGACGCAGTCGGTTCTGAACCTACCCGACGGCCCTTTTCTACAAAGACTGGAAGCCGCTGCGTCTAGAAGCCATCACTCCCCTGTGGCTATCCGTATCTCGACTTGGCTCAAAGTCATAcagccaacgacgacgcgtGGAGGCAACCCAGGGCTTCTGTCCGATGCCGTGGGTAGCCTGTTCCCCAGCGGTACACCAGAGTTGCCGAGCCTTTCTATGCTTGACGCAAATGCCCTTCCCCTAGATCTGCTTCTCGACGCTGTGAGCACGCCGATCTTCTCCTTTTACCGGCAACTGCAAGATATTTCGTCCGAAGTAGCCGGTCTCAGTCACTATCATCGGTCTCGCTCAACGGACCACGATcaagaagaagtcgaggGCCTTATCGAGCGGCTCAAGCCCCGTCTGTGTATCCTTTGGCAGTGCCGTCCTGGCCCCATGAGATTAGAACCAGCAACGATGCGGAGACAGCTTACGCCAGCTATAGCCGAGCCATTAACCGAATTGATTGGCGTCACTACGGCGGCGTACTACGCGGAAATCGTCGAAGTGGGCCGCACGCTTAGTGAGCCTCCTCTAGCCTCGGTGGAAGCAAAACGCGCGATGCCTGAGATACGCAGCATCGTGGAGAGCGGAGTGTGGAACGCTTACGGAGCTGGCAtttggccctcgtcgcctaCCAAAACAGGAAAACTACATCCGGGCTACCTACGGCCGCTGTTTATGTGCGCCATCGAGAACATCAAGCAAAGCGACACGCACTGGGCGGTCGAACGGATCCGACACATCAATACCAATGTTTGCAGGAGCGAATTCTTTTGTCTATTTGCAGAATCGTTAGCCGAGGCACAGAGGAgcaaggggaggagggtCACGACAAAATGGTTCTGTTATGAAGCGTTTGGTGTTTCGCCGCCATACCTATAGGGACATGTGTTTGGTCTAGGACGCAAGTGGCACTTTCGTCTCTTTTGCAGCTGCTGGAATTCATCGAATATCAAAACCGGCTCTATCTTTACCAAAGTGCGTATCTCTGCTCGCCTACATCGTGCATAGTATATACATCGGCACCACCATATGTCTAGGTCTCGATCCTCTTGCACCAGCCCCAGTTTTCATGTCGAACCTCAGACCAGGACAGCCATGCCCATCGCTCGGGGCCCAGCAAGTCCCTGCAGCTCGAAATGCTGAACCATCTTCCCCGAACCAGGACCTCCGGACACGTCTACGACGGTCACAGCGGCCTCAGTGCTGCCGTTCCCTGGCGACAGCGCGTAGAGAAAGTCGCCTGCAGCCTGCAAGTCGACCAGGCCCtggtcgccgttggccgtCAGGTTAAGCTGAGAGACGATGCTGGCATCCTTGAGATTAATCTCGACGAGCCGGTTGACAAGCACATCCGTGACAAACCCTGTGCCGGTGGCAGGGGAGATGGTCGCCCAGCATGTTGCTTGTTGGTCTGGGATCTGTGCTCGGGCGACGGTAGTGGCCATCCGGCTGGTTGGGTTCATGGAGAGGATGAGAGCCCCAAAGGAGGCGTCTGTAGCGAAGACGTTGGACGTGCCGGGGATATTCAGCGAGCCGAAAAGAACGGCGCTTCCTGCAGGCACGCTGCGGGTATCTTTCCTGGCCAGCCTGGGCGCTCCGTGTGCGCCACCGCATGGCGAGTCTTGCTCGACGGGGAAGGCAGAGAAGAAACCCGTCTTGTTGGCTGCCGGGTTGCCCTTGACGGTGCAGAAAAGCTGCGTTTCGTCTGGGGAGAAGAAGACCTGCGATACGGTATTGGGTGGTCCCACTGGTGGAGTGGTCTGCCGGAGATCAAAGCTGCGCAGCTCATCCATGGGTCCCAGTCCGTCATCCGAGAACGTGCTGCAGGATACGCCGTTCTTGGATCCGGTCGTCCCCACGCAGACGAGGCTGTTCATGGTCGAGGCCGCGACCGTGTTAGGGAAATCCCCGGGAATCGTCACCGGCTGTCCCACAACGCGCAGCTGTGTCGGGTCCGTGGGCGAAACAGCGAGCATGGAGAGGGAGTTTGAGCCAGCGTTGACAGCAAAGATGTGCTGCGAGGACAAGGTTAATGAGACAAAGGTGTTCAAAGAGATTGTCTTGGCCAGACGAGTCTGCTTACCTCTCCTGCGATGGTCAGAGCTGACTGACTCACGAGGGCATCTGGAGTACCCGGGTTGCCGTCACTGTGCAACGCCACGGAGCCGGCGCCTCCCGTCTTGGTTACCGTGCCGTGGCTGAGAAGACCATCGGGGCGAACGGGAAGGGCAATAACCCCGTTGGCTTCATCATTCGTCATCATGTATATGGCgtggggagcggcggcgcgctggccgtTTGGCCGTCCCGCAACGCATTGGGTCAACAACAGAAGTGTCTGAAGTCCCAGGTAGGCGGTAGGTCGGTGCATGGTAGCGACTGATGTGAGGTAGCGCAGCGGCCTGTGTAAAACGTGGTAACGAACGTAGGGGGAGTTGTGATGTCAAAGACTGCGATGCCGGGCTTGGTATCAAGACAGACCAAAGGGGAGAAATGCAGAAAGCCTTATATACACATGGAGGAGCGACTAGATGGAATGATTTCAGTGTTCTAAAATCCGATCATTGTTGAAGCCGCTGTGGTAATCAAGTTTTCCTATTTCGCTGCTAGGGCCGGCAGGTTCAGACATCTCCTCCCAGGGGTCTACACGGTATGCAGTCAGACGACTGACTTATGGGTCCTGCGTCCGCGTCACCTTTGCCCCTGCGAGCCACTTTAATGGAATGATGCCTGTATGTGATGATCTGGCAATTGAATCGGGTGCTTCAGGTGCCTACAGCGCGTGGATCCCGGCAAGCCCGGTTGTATGTATACTGGACTCCAAGTATTGAAACCAAAAACGAGAGGGATCGAGTGTGCCTGAAGTGTCCAACCCGAATCGGGAAATTCTGATATGCTCATCAGTCTTGActggggcggggcggggcggacCTTGACAGGGACCTAATCCATGCCCTTGTCGATGGAGATCCGCCGACCTGGTACTAGTCAATGTCACTTTATTCCGAGCTCACGTAGATTGCATACAGTTTCGGCGCGACATGACATGTAGATACTTACGGCATTCGGTGCGCTACATTTAGCTGCTTGGTTAAACAGTACCAAACACCTCGTGCTTGCAGCAGTATGCGGGGAACATCAAGTACGGAGTACTCGTCGTAGCATGAGCCCCGGGATGAGACCAGGGCTGGGTCCACCCTGGACTGCTCTACTTAGTACTAAAAGGGAGGATTCATTGGCGACTCGTGTCTGTGTCCTTTGGCGTAGCCCCATCTCGGACGTcccgtcgatggcgacgactcAACTCTGCTCCTACATTACGTTTTTCATCCGTCATAGCGTGTGGCCAGCTCTAGGCAGTTGCCAACTTTCGCAATCTCCTCGAGGATGAGTAAAAGCATCTTCCGCATCTTCAACCCCACAGGTTGGTTGCTGTCCTCCACTTTGTCCAGTTGGGGCTCTGTTACCAGACAGGGGGTGTCAACAGTGAACAGGGCCCAAAGAAGACCCGGTGCAAAAACGGAGGGACCAGCTGCGACGGGCTCAAAAGTACGTCAGGTTTTCGTTCAAGAGGTCTGGCCATGTCTGTGCGCAAGACTGATCGCCCCGGCTAGATCCTACCGTGACCGCCGCAGTTGGTACACTCGATGTCTCGAGAATGATCTCCAACGAGCGCGACACAACGAAGCTAAGCTGATGCGCGAGTGTGAGTATCTTCGCGCAACAATTGAGAGCGCTTCAAGTCTGCTACGTCAGTTTGGTGTAGAACTTGACGGCCACAATTGGCCTGAACACTCGCCGGAGGAGGTAACGATTCATGGCAGCGCTCTCGTCATGGCTCGCACACCGGAGTCATTCCCtgctccgtcgccagcggATCCTGCGTCAGATATCGCGCTCGACTCCTCGGTGGTTGGAGGTCCTCACCCAGGGGCTGTCGCGTTATCATTTCCGCCATCCCAGCCTCTGAGCGACCGTCTTCGCGTACATGAAGGCTCAGCATCTGCTCCCGCTATGAAAGCCGGACAGTATACTCCTGAGCAGCAGGGTACTGACGACCTGCGGCTCT
This sequence is a window from Purpureocillium takamizusanense chromosome 8, complete sequence. Protein-coding genes within it:
- a CDS encoding uncharacterized protein (SECRETED:SignalP(1-22~SECRETED:cutsite=VAG-RP~SECRETED:prob=0.4331)~EggNog:ENOG503Q3IR), with product MHRPTAYLGLQTLLLLTQCVAGRPNGQRAAAPHAIYMMTNDEANGVIALPVRPDGLLSHGTVTKTGGAGSVALHSDGNPGTPDALVSQSALTIAGEHIFAVNAGSNSLSMLAVSPTDPTQLRVVGQPVTIPGDFPNTVAASTMNSLVCVGTTGSKNGVSCSTFSDDGLGPMDELRSFDLRQTTPPVGPPNTVSQVFFSPDETQLFCTVKGNPAANKTGFFSAFPVEQDSPCGGAHGAPRLARKDTRSVPAGSAVLFGSLNIPGTSNVFATDASFGALILSMNPTSRMATTVARAQIPDQQATCWATISPATGTGFVTDVLVNRLVEINLKDASIVSQLNLTANGDQGLVDLQAAGDFLYALSPGNGSTEAAVTVVDVSGGPGSGKMVQHFELQGLAGPRAMGMAVLV